The sequence below is a genomic window from Streptomyces sp. V1I1.
TTCGGCGCCCGTTCGGGCAGCTGCTGAAGCTGGACGCGATCCTCCTCGGGCTGGCCCTGGAGCGGCTGCGACCGGCCGACGCGCCGCAGGGCCGCCTGGTGCGCGTTGCGGAGGCCGCCCTCACGACCCTGTACGGCGCGACCCAACTGGCAGACGCCGCCCCCGGGTTCATCGAGCCCTTCAACGTCGTCAGGGCCTGCGAGCAGCTGGCGGGCCTCGATCTCAACGACGCGTGGCCCCCGCCGTACCTCCCCTACATCCCGCACGCGCGGCCGGCCGACGAGCCGTGGGCCCCGCCGCGGGCGGTGGACGCGGTGCGCGGCGAGCCCGCGCGGCTCGCGGACGACGGCGTGGTGGGCATCCTCGGGCTGCACCGCCTGGAAGCCGCCGAGGAGTTGGTACGGGCCGCACCGCCCGGCGCGACAGTCACCGCCGTCCTGGTCACTGCCAACCCCGGCGAGCTGGCACCCCTGGCACGGCTGAGCGTCGTCGGCCTCCGCGACTGCCTGCGTCAGGCCTTCCCGCCGTCGGCATGGCCGCGCCTTCAGGCGGTGTGCGACGAGTCGGGCGCCCTCGCCGCGGCGGCCGGTGTGCCCGCCGTGAGCGACGCGACCGAGGCCGCCGTCCGTATCGAAGCCGGCCGGATCGTCGCCCGCGCGGACGGCCGCGGCGCGTGCCACGCGGCGGCGTCGGCCGGTGC
It includes:
- a CDS encoding helix-turn-helix domain-containing protein yields the protein MGRLSRAELQQLNRAKVLAAARDEFAGRGFRDAKVDGIAERAGLTRGAVYSNFPGKRALYFAVLADLAERAPEPAAPDASAPDAAPEPAAPDASAPDAAPEPAAPDASAPDAAHEPAAPEPDSTVFEALGAFARAWVARLPLADADTDTDEKRGSARLGMHLMPEILADESIRRPFGQLLKLDAILLGLALERLRPADAPQGRLVRVAEAALTTLYGATQLADAAPGFIEPFNVVRACEQLAGLDLNDAWPPPYLPYIPHARPADEPWAPPRAVDAVRGEPARLADDGVVGILGLHRLEAAEELVRAAPPGATVTAVLVTANPGELAPLARLSVVGLRDCLRQAFPPSAWPRLQAVCDESGALAAAAGVPAVSDATEAAVRIEAGRIVARADGRGACHAAASAGAAAQARTGRAGGRRGREGNINERQPLS